The following proteins are co-located in the Clostridiaceae bacterium genome:
- a CDS encoding SpoIIE family protein phosphatase: protein MNEANQGFLQIDDNKINNTLRQIFDGMYDYVRVIDRNNNIIFVNKSMADAFGPILPGTKCYQLIGKDSSCDLCVSRKAVFDGFPHHKNEVIGDRTYSVMSSPVKNDKGEVFAVVEVLRDITQLISLQNQIMEQNCKLENDLNIARKLQCNLLPKMLPQKNFKYSIIYKPCETLGGDFLDIFKIDDNRVGVYIADVSGHGVSASMLTIFLRTSINKKCLSPSQALLEIFNEYKHFNLDHDLYITVFYAIIDLKEKTMVFSNAGHNTSPIIFNRNKYQTLLTPGIPICNWMEEPNYTDKKILLESRDRLFLYTDGLSEIKNPMGEQYGENRFLEILLDYDPEPSIALNRILDSVYQFCEIEDVSKVPDDIAMALIEII from the coding sequence ATGAATGAAGCAAACCAGGGATTTCTACAAATCGATGACAATAAGATCAACAATACCTTAAGACAGATTTTTGACGGTATGTATGATTACGTTCGGGTAATTGATAGAAATAATAATATCATCTTCGTAAATAAATCCATGGCTGATGCATTTGGGCCAATTCTCCCAGGTACAAAATGTTATCAGCTTATTGGAAAAGATTCATCCTGTGATCTTTGTGTATCCAGAAAAGCAGTTTTTGACGGTTTTCCACATCATAAAAATGAAGTCATCGGAGATAGAACCTATTCAGTAATGAGTTCTCCCGTTAAAAATGACAAGGGTGAAGTTTTTGCTGTCGTAGAAGTTCTAAGAGATATTACTCAATTAATTTCTCTCCAGAATCAAATAATGGAACAAAACTGTAAACTTGAAAATGATCTTAATATAGCAAGAAAACTTCAATGTAATCTCCTTCCCAAGATGCTTCCTCAGAAAAATTTTAAATACTCTATTATTTATAAACCTTGTGAAACCCTTGGAGGAGATTTTCTTGACATATTCAAAATTGATGATAACAGGGTGGGTGTTTATATAGCCGATGTTTCAGGTCATGGAGTATCTGCATCCATGCTTACAATATTCTTGCGCACATCAATAAATAAAAAGTGTTTATCCCCTTCTCAGGCTCTGTTGGAAATTTTTAACGAATATAAACATTTTAACCTTGATCATGATTTATATATTACAGTTTTTTATGCAATTATTGATTTAAAGGAGAAAACCATGGTTTTTTCAAATGCCGGCCATAATACTTCTCCAATAATTTTCAACAGAAATAAATATCAGACTCTGCTTACTCCAGGTATTCCAATTTGCAATTGGATGGAAGAGCCAAATTACACTGATAAAAAAATATTGTTAGAAAGCAGAGACAGGTTATTTCTATATACTGATGGGCTAAGTGAGATAAAAAATCCTATGGGAGAGCAATATGGAGAAAACAGATTTTTAGAAATTCTTTTAGATTATGACCCTGAGCCCTCTATTGCGCTAAATAGAATTCTCGATAGTGTATACCAGTTTTGTGAAATAGAAGACGTTTCTAAAGTACCTGATGATATCGCTATGGCTCTTATAGAGATAATTTGA